TCGGATCCTTCACCACTCTGCCATCAGCTTCTCATCTGAGACGCTAGTCCTCGATCGTAGCCTCGATTACTTCCCGACCGCATGCAACAAAGTCAGGCTTGCTCCGACggtggagcagcagcaacaacgTGTCATCGGCTCGTTCTGGCGTGAAAGATTATCGTCTCCACATGAGTATAGATATAATTTATTGCTTTTCCAAGGGTGTCGTGTAATGGATCAGGTGGCCTTTTTGACAAAGAAAAAGGACCCCggtaagtgccacacgtgtggcacgagcACATGGCAACTCCGAACGTTTTTATAGCAAGTTTAGTTATGCGAGGATGTCAACTTTAGTTGTCAAAACATGACAATTTTTTTCCGGATGTCAAGTTTCAGCTTTTTTggctttgtttttttcttttcgacCGACATCTATAGTTGTGAAGAACGTCAGGGCCGGATTGCTTCGTGCCACCACGCATGTGGCACTCATCATTTGGGAAGAAAAAATATCTCTCTTATTTTTTGGTGGGAGGCGTGGATAGTAATACGAGAAATGAACGGGGATGCAGGTGTCAACTTGCCCATGCATCGTCATAACCACCCACGGTCTACTACCAGGTCGCACGATCGGGCAGCAACTgaaccaaccaaccaaccaaccgCTTGCCTCTTCCACCCCACGACTCTTCTCCTTCTCCATCTTTACTCACTCCGTCGTCGACTCTTTCGTCGCCGTCGCCTCCGCCTCATATATTACCCGCTGCGTGCCGTCTGCCCTCACATTCACACACACTCGCCCGCGGACAAGCCAACTCTTGCGCTCCCCCCTCCCACAGCAGGCCAGCACTGCGGCAGCGCCAAGAGCCAGCGTCCGTCCATGGCGCCTCTGCTCCTGCTCTTCCTCCTCGGCGGCCTCTGCGCCCTCTTctccctcgcctcctcctcctcgcgcggcGCCAAGAAGTGCTGCGACGCCGACGGCGAGAAGGCCAAGAGCCACAACCGCGGGGAGCAGGGAGAGAAGGCCAGCGGCAAGGTGGAGgagagggcggcgccggcggaccGGGAGGCGGACCTGGGGATCGTGTTCTCCACGTTCGACCACGACGGCGACGGCTTCATCACGGCGGGCGAGCTGGAGGAGTCGCTGAAGCGGCTGGGCATCGCGGTCTCCGCCGCCGAGGCCGCCGCCATGGTGGCGCGCGTCGACGCCAACAGCGACGGCCTCATCGACATCCACGAGTTCCGCGAGCTCTACGACTCCATCCCCAAGAAGCGCAAGGCCTCGCTCCTGCCCCCCTCCGCCGGCGCCGAGGCCggggctgaggaggaggaggaggacgaggagggggaggagatgGACCTCAAGGAGGCGTTCGACGTGTTCGACGGCAACAAGGACGGCCTCATCTCCGCCGAGGAGCTGGGCACCGTGCTGGGCTCCCTCGGCCTGcgcggccgccccgccgccgccgagtgCCGCGACATGATACGCCTCGTCGACAGCGACGGCGACGGCATGGTCAACTTCGAGGAGTTCAAGCGCATGATGGCCGTCGTCAAGGCCTAGCCCCGCCCCCACCTCCACTCCACCCTCCTATTCTCCCCTCCCTTCCCCCAGAGATCAAAATTTTTGTTCTTGGATTCTGCGAATCCGAGCGACGTTGTTGGTGATCTGCTCTGCTCTTGGACTGGATCCGAAGATCAGGCGACGAAGAACCCACTAATAAACCAGTTTATTACGGGAGAGGGGGCTGGCCGGAAGCTAAATCAGCTTCCCGCTCCGGCCGTGTGTTCTCCCCTCCCCTGTTCTTGCTGATCAGCTTCGTTTCTCTTCTCCTCTCCTCTGCTGTGTTACTGACAAGTACTCTATCAAGTATGCATGTAAATATTATTTCTTGGTCGGCTGGTGAAAATGAAGATCTCAAATGCATAAGAATTAAGAATTGCTCTGTTCCCGTGCTTGTTTAATTATGTGCCATTTTTTTGGAGCCAAACTTTCAGAGCTTTAGCCATGGACACTTGTCCATGAAGAAAGCCAGAAAGAAAGTACCTGTCTTTGTGGACAAGGTAGGTATTTTGCCATCTTACGCTGTCAAAAGCAAATTTTACATCTGGAGACTGAGTTGTGTGTATAGACTTTTGTACCATTTGCTCTTGTCTTTGAACAAATCGATGTGCACATACGCAGTTGAGTGGGTCTTTAGGCGTGCCATTTTTACCCGGTCAGAGTCTTAGGGAAAGAAATAATTCACTAGCGCTAACCTGAGAGAAATCAAAGAACAACAAAATCCTGAGATGTAGGCCTGTACTTTGTTCTTACTCTGAAGAACGTCTTGACCGGAGAAAATCCCATCAAAATAGCCACCTGCGTGTGAAAACATCGGCCGTTTTTCTCCTCCTCATCGTACTCTGAGTGCAAACTCATCGTCACTAGTCTGCAAAACTGCCGTTGAAGCAAGCACTGGTATCCACAACGGTCTGAAGAACCAGTGTAAACTGACCGATCCTCTTCAGAAAGCTACGCCATGCCTTATCTCATTCTCATGTTAGCGAGACCCGTTAAAACTTCGGCCCAAAGTCAATGGTTAGTCCTAGCATTTTTAAAGCAGCACTGAAGATATTGTTTCCCAAATCTTTTCTCACGCTCAGGGATCACTGTCAGCGTTTATTAACTTGGATCTGGCTACAGGGAggcctgcagcagcagcagcagtggtaGCATTTAAAAGCAGCAGTGTAGATTTTCCTACGCTCCAGATCGCCGTCAGCGTTTTTATGAAACCCTAACTCTGGGATCTGGCTAGCTATGGCCTGCAGTAAATTATCATTTTAATCCGTGGTTGACAAATGGGCCGGTGACGTAGGTAGCAGAAGCTGCGTACATAGAAGCAACAGATGGCAGGAGGAGGAGGATCGGTGATTTGGGGAGCGGAGAAAGAAGGGAGGGAGGGAGCATGTGCTGGGCGTCAATGGCGGGCAgagatgatgagatgggccgatgggCGCGGCATCAACCTTGAGAACCCAAGCGAGATGCGGATTCCCAGACAGGTGGAATGTGGCGTCTTGGCGCGTCGACAGAAGAGCAATGGCTGGCTGGCCACTTTTCTCTTGGCGAGGGGCGGTCATGGTCTCAGAAAGGAGCTGTGAATTTGTAACGGAGGGCGTGGTTTTGGATGCTTGGATAATGACCAAAACTTGAGAACGGCAGAAATCTAGACACCTAGGAATTCAAATATCCATTTTTTGCTGATTCCTGGTCCCCAAAGAAGTTCCCACACGGTCAGTCGACACTACAGTACAATCTTTTTGCACCTACATGAACAGACTATTACACCACGATTTTTTGTCGAAAGAGACCATCTGCCCAACAAAATTGCCAATAAAAACCCGTTTTGGATGAAAGTGACAAAAAAGACCCCCTGCGCCGTGGCGGCGGGCGCGCcgggcgacacgtggcacctgccgccacggtgCGAGGCGGCAGCCCCTGCCGCCACGGCGCCAGGCGGCAGGCCGGTGATTACGTGAATTGGCACGAGCAACGGAACGGGATGGCAGTGTGGGGCCCTGCCGCCTCAGGTGGTGGCGGCAACACTGTAGCAGCAGGCCCTGCCGCCTGGGGGGCTGGCGGCAGGCCTGTGCGCTGCGTACCGCCGTTTCCCATGCCGCTCGTCGCTTTCCCCCACTGCGTTTAATTCGTTTCATTGTGTTCGACGGGGCCAAACAGCAACGGCAGCCCGTCCTGCAAATTATCTGCTCCCAATGCATTACTAGCAGTAGTAGCTGTGCGTGTGCTGTGTATGACCCGTTTTCCCCATCGGAGAATGTTGTTGTTGCCTAACCCAGAAAAACGACGAGCGGCATGTGAAACAGCGAACGAAACGGCAGCGTGCAGTGCACAGGCCTGCCGCCAGCCCTCCAAGCGGCAGGGCCCGCTGCTACAGTATTGCCGCCACCACCTAAGGCGGCCGTGCCCCACACTGCCATCCCGTTCGGTTGCTCGCGCCGATTCCCGTAATCACCGGCCTGCCGCCTGGCGCCAGGGGCTGCCGCCT
The sequence above is drawn from the Triticum aestivum cultivar Chinese Spring chromosome 7A, IWGSC CS RefSeq v2.1, whole genome shotgun sequence genome and encodes:
- the LOC123151885 gene encoding probable calcium-binding protein CML30, encoding MAPLLLLFLLGGLCALFSLASSSSRGAKKCCDADGEKAKSHNRGEQGEKASGKVEERAAPADREADLGIVFSTFDHDGDGFITAGELEESLKRLGIAVSAAEAAAMVARVDANSDGLIDIHEFRELYDSIPKKRKASLLPPSAGAEAGAEEEEEDEEGEEMDLKEAFDVFDGNKDGLISAEELGTVLGSLGLRGRPAAAECRDMIRLVDSDGDGMVNFEEFKRMMAVVKA